The nucleotide sequence GATTAGAGGGTCTATTTCACTTCCATGACATGCATCATAGGGGATGTATCTTTGTATACATGTTGGATGAAGATTGACTTTGCACAATATCCGTCTATGTTtaggtctggcacatagtaagcaaatccattttaaattaacaaaataaagaaatgaaaaggtaaGAATGGGAATAGGACGTAATTAAGACTTTGATCTTGAATAACCATCTGACTTTACAATGTGTCTAAACTATCTCTGCTTTCTCCACTTGTACAATTAAAGTGGAGGTAAAAACTAAAGAATTATATATGTCTCATGAAAAAAGCAACTTGGGAGAGAAGTCTACTTTCCTGAGCAGCTGGTATTGTGTGGTTTGGCTTCCTTGCTTTGGTAGATCAACACAAATTTACGCCTGGACGGGCAAAGACTTCCAAAATCCCTTGAAACACCTGTCTTggccctttctcccttctctcctctgtcTTATCCCTAATGACACAGGAAATATCCAGTGTTATCTGAAGTGGTCAGAAAAAATTTAATCTTTTTATGTGAGGAATTGAAATTTATGGCTTTGGATTGTGGGGATATCATTGGTGGAAGGGGCACAGCCTGATCAGAGCATAAAGCTTCTTCTTGCCTTCCTCGGGCAGTCTGTCATTAGTATCTCCACTCACCAGCAAAACTGttatttgagaaatatacttaagAGGTTGTATGCAAGTGTAGACATGGAAGCTTTACCTAAAATCAGGTCTAGTTTCAATATTTCAGAATAATGGCAGATTCAAAAATTTGAGGAATAATTTTCTATACTTGAAAGTCACTCGTGTAGATAGTCTTCAATATATAATAGATAGCATTTATTGTGCCGTACTATGTGCTAGGTACACAGTTAGGTATGTTTACATacattatatcatttatttctcacaacaccCTGCAAGggaggtattattatctccatgttagtaatgagaaaattgaagcacagagaggtcaagtaatttTGTCATACTCACATAGCAAGTAAGTGGTGGAACCTAGATTCAAAAACAAGCCTGATTGATGTCATAGCCCAAGCTATTAACTGTTCTTGTAATGTATGAAAGGCAAtctgtgaatttttttatttttaggattGAAGAAGGTAGAGATGAAAATTTGGAAATGATTTCTGGACTTTTGAATGTGAGCCTATCACTGGGTGATAACTCTACCACGTAGAAGAACCACACATTTGGAAATAACTGTACTGTGACCTCCAGTAGCAGAAGCTGACTGGACAGAGAACCCTGCTGGGATGCTGGAATACACAGGAAACATACACTAGGGAgaatttcatgtgcctgttgtctGTTCTGCCCACCTCCTTCTCCTGCTTAGTATATGCTAGACTCCTCGAATCATAATAACGGTTAAAATCTTTACAGTAAATTATCTGTGTGTATCCTTGTGCAGGATAAAAGGTAATCTTTCCATTCATTATCATGTGTGATTTTCACAGAAAGTCTGTGATCCTTACATGGCAGGTAATAGAAGCATCTGCCTTTTCTCTCATTCCTTAAATGCAATCCAATTTCAAAGTCAGGAGCACCCCTGAATCAGTAAATTAAGGGTGAGAGATTGATGCTCAAATCTTTAACTTACCTGAATTCTCAGAAACAGAGGCTACCATATTTCATACTACCTGAACCTTGTTcagctctttctcctttctcctgatgctttcttttttctttttttatcattgTGCATATCTTTCATAATTTCCCCTTTCCCCCATCTCTCCATATTTTaaatctcccttctctctcctttctctttgctttatttttttcctgcatttcaGATTATTCCATAGACTTTAGGAAAATAAGTTGAGTGCTGGCCGTGGGTTTGGTGATTAAATGCTATCTAATCCCCAGTAAGATATATGTTGTaaagccttaggtgccttctcaCTGGGAGACTATTAGTCATGGCTACTATAAATCTTTAAACGAGAAATTTTCCCTTATGCATGTTAAAACTATTGGAAAAGATGACCGAGAGAGGAGAGaatcaataataataaagatCGTTGGTTTGAAAGCATGATCTTATTACAGGCTGGAGTTATTAATCTAATCTTTCAACCAGGAACTATCTACTACCCTTTCTATAGGTAGAAAGGGTGTATAATATGGGCTATACCTGGGTGTATAATATGGgctatatacacacaaataatgATATTTAATATTAATGGGTACCTTCATATTTTATAATGCAATGTATTTCCCATACATTATatatctcttccttctcttttcctttcagttctcaCTAATTCAAAAAGGGCCAGATGAATATCTATGCCCCTGCCATAGCCTTCCCCACCTGCTCTTGCTGACACTAGTTATCTTCTACCCTTGAACGTCATCTATAGCACTTTTCCCCAAAAAACTTACCAAGTATTTATCTTACTCTTCACTTGACACGTATGCCACATTAGACTGTATTCTTTATGTGTGCAATTCACGTGTTTTCAACTGTTTTCTTGGTACTTTGACTTACAAGAGTTAGTAAGAGAACAAatcaatatgaagaaaaattGTCAATAAAAGCTACAATAAGTAATGGTGATTTTAATTTACCTGTgaggaaaatgaaatttataaaGGCCAAAAGGATGGACTTCTTACAAACACCATGTTAAATTTTTTACAGTTGTGGTAACCAGTTACACAAccaggaaaatatgaaaaatcagtacacaaatcataaaagcaaaaaataatcaatttcctAAGTGTAAATTGCTGTTGAACTTGTCAAATAATCTTTAATTGGGCACacattttatgtaatatttatttattggtagGTTGCTATATAATAATTTACTATTAATAATGGACACTTTGTCTGAATGTCTCTGGTTAGTTTGGTTTTAACCAGGAAAAATCACtgttttgagtttgttttttgtttttttttacttgattattttctctaggATTTGTCTTTCTGGAATAGGAATCAGGAGATCTAGGTTCTGGTGCTCCATTCTACCAATTTTGTGAATCTCAGAAACTCAGTTTATTTTGCTGGGTCTCATGTTTTTCATTTGAATGATGACCAGCTTGGACAAAATGGTCTTTATTATAACTCCATGAGCATTTTCATCTCATCACACTGGGAACATGTGCCTTTCCTTACTAAGGCCTTGGATCTTTTTCGAGAATTACTGAGTTTCCTTGCCACCTCCCCAGTGCATCCATTACCTCCCCATGCATGTTCTTCCCATCAGTCCTCTCTGGTGTTGACTCTCCCTCCCTGAGAGCAGCATAAGTGGTTGTTTTCTGCTCCCTATTTCAGGCCCCAGGTTTCTGGTAATAGTGTGCACCTTAAGATCATGGACTGTTGGCTCAGCAGGTGACAGTATGTTCACTATGTGTAGGTGAGACTAGAAGGAGATTCATGCCAGTGATGGTGACCCAGAATTGGAGTCAGGACACAGTGACAGTCTCTGTGAATTTTGTGGTCTGGGATGAATGAGGGTGTCAGACAGATACCCCTTTGTGTCAGAAGGTCTGGATCACAGCTGCAAAAACGAAGGATATCAATGTACCTGTTCTACTGTATTTCGTCAACTCCTAAAGTGATTAACCTCTATTAAGTGTTTTCAGGAACTACTCTCTGCTATGGGGCATGAGTGAGGTTGGTATCTGGACACAGAGAAACATAATACTGTTCTCTGCTCACCCTCcactttacatataaatataatctGTATTAAAAGACTAAATCTCCAGCGTCACATCTTGTATTTTATGGTTTAAGATCAAAATGTGAGTTCTTAATGTTTGATACTCCTcttattttataatcataaatcAAAAGTGTAAAATACAAATCACCTTGAAGATAAAATATCTGAATGGATTTCAGTCAGAGTAAGCAGGCTAATAGCAAACATCAACACAGGTTACTCTGCAGGCAGTACTGAATGCTTCAAAGAGTAGGGGTGTGCCAATGGACATAAAAGGTGACACCAAAGGGAGGCTGAGACACTGATGAATTAACTTAATATCTCAACTATTCCAAGTGCTAGTCCTCAATACTTTCATGTGTATGGACAGAGAAAACATGTTTGCAGAGatattttacatatacatatattttacatatttacatatacatatattatatacccAAAGTGTCTTAGCAGAAATTCTGGTGAAATTTCCCAAATATACATTTAGTAGGTCTGGAGAAAGCGTTTTCATCACTAGGTGGCATAGGCTTCTTATGAAAGCCTTAACGAGTGTTGAGGCCAGTTTAGCGTTCtgtaattatgaaaaattttgtGGAAACTAGAGGCACCTAGAATAGCAGTGAACATGATAAAATATGGTGGAAAATAGTAAGTGTTCTATTTTTTACTAGAGTCCACATACTTCCCCTGTTTTACTACACTTGTGGGCCCTACAATTTGACATACCCCAGTCTCCTTATTCAGTCTCAATCTACAGCCTATCCTAAGTCAGTCTCAACTCATGTCTCAGTCACCTCTCACTTCCGGTGAAAATTCATTTGTTAATCATGTTTTCCTCTCATCCCTACTTTCTGTCAGCAAATTGTGGAAGCAAACTGGGAGCGAAGTGAACTATGAGAACATACATAAAAGCAAGATGGAATATGTTGGAAATGAGGACCAGTCAATATCAGAAGTGATTTATACAGCTGATGAACAATATGGACACGTGAATCTTTTGTTCTCGCTTAATCTGTCAATTTGAGAACAGAACATTGCAGTGAGAGTGTTGGTAATAGGTAAAACATGTTGCAGCTCACACGTTGTGATGATATTATGttgatttttggtttttgtttttacatatttGAGGAACTGGACAACTATGAGCTTTTCATTCCTAATGAGAATATTGAAACTTCAAAAATTCTATGACATATTATCATCTCCATAATCACAATTTCCTCCTCATTTTCTTAGTTATCATAATTTCAGCAGCAGCCCGGTTGGCTGGATCAATGGAGGGAGGGAATCACTCGGTTGTGTCTGAGTTTGTGTTTCTGGGACTCACCCATTCATGGAAGATCCAACTTCTTCTGCTGGTGTTCTCCTCTGTGCTCTATGTGGCAAGCGTGACTGGAAACATCCTCATTGTGTTTTCTGTGACAACTGATCCTCATTTACATTCCCCCATGTATTTCCTATTGGCCAGTCTCTCCTTCATTGACTTGGGAGCCTGCTCTGTGACCTCATCCAAGATGATTTATGACCTTTTCAGAAAGCACAAAGTCATTTCCTTTGGAGGTTGCATTGCTCAGGTCTTCTTCATCCATGTCATTGGTGGTGTCGAGATGGTGCTGCTCATAGGCATGGCCTTTGACAGATATGTTGCCATATGTAAGCCTCTCCACTACCTAACCATTATGAGCCCACGAATGTGCATTTTGTTTCTGGCTGCTGCCTGGGCCCTTGGTGTCAGTCATTCACTGTTCCAACTGGCGTTTATTGTTCATTTATCCTTCTGTGGTCCTAATGTATTGGACAGCTTTTACTGTGACCTTCCTCGACTCCTCAGACTGGCCTGTACAGATACCTACAGATTGCAGTTCATGGTCACTGTCAACAGTGGGTTTATCTGTGTTGGTTCGTTCTTTATACTCCTCATCTCGTACATCTTTATCCTGTTAACTCTTTGGAAACATTCCTCAGGTGGTTCATCCAAGGCCCTCTCCACTTTGTCAGCTCACATCACTGTGGTGCTTTTGTTCTTTGGTCCAACGATGTTTGTCTATACATGGCCACACCCCAATTCACAGATGGACAAATTTCTTGCTCTTTTTGATGCAGTTCTCACTCCTTTTCTGAATCCAGTCATCTACACATTCAGGAATAAAAATATGAAGGCAGCAATGAAGAGAGTATGCACACAGTTTGTGATTTACAGGAAGATATCATAAATGATATGATAAGGCCTTCTCACTAATCATGGTGTAGCCTTTTGTTTCtatctttgatattttaaaatcaggaacttTCAGGCATTAAATATTGATTTGAGTATCATCATACCTGAAACACAATTTTTTAACTGATGAATATATTTATGCCTTGTGAAGAGTGAGCCACGAAAACAGTATACCTCTCTATCTATGCAAGtcctatttaatttctttcagcaatgttataTAGTTTTCTGTGAACAGGTCTGGCATATCTTTCTTGAGATTTTTCCCTAAGTATTTCAATTTTTGATGCtgttttaaatggtattttttgtttcaatttacaATTGCTTTTGCTAAtgtacagaaatacaaaaaaaaatttgtttattgaCACTGTATCCTGCAAACTTGCAAAACCTATTACTTTTATTAGTCTTTTATAGATTAAGTAGTATTTTCTTCATAGATGATCATGTTGTCAGCTAATAAAGACGTTTTACTTCTTTTATTCTAGTATggatcattttattcattttcgtTGCCCATTATTGCACTCACTAGATCAAATGGTACAACACTAACTAGAAGTGGTTagagtggacatccttgactTGTTCCTACTCTTATgagaaaagcattcagtctttcatcattaagcaTGATACTAACTAtatgtttttcatagatgccctttattagGCTGAAGAAGTTACTTTCTATTGTTTGCTGAaagattttaaaatcagaagtggatgttggattttgtaaaatgctttttcaagtttagtatcagggtaatgctggcgttatagaatttatttcttcattttaaatttatggaaAGAGTTTTTTAGAATTGAtacaatttctttcttaaatatttggtagaattcaccggggAAGTCATTGGGTCCTATGTTTTCTCTATGGGAAGATTTTCAAGTATAAATTCAATTTTTGGCAGTTTGTGTCTTCAAGTAATTTGTACATTCATTtatgttgtcaaatttattggaatAAGCTGTTCCTAATATTCTCTTATTTCTTATTAAATATCTGTAAGACCTGTAATATATGCCTCTTTCTCATTCTGGatattggtagtttgtgtcttttctctttttttctcttatcagCATGGCTAGAGgtttttcaacattttttattttctcagagaatcagattgtcatttcactgatttttctatattttttctgttttctatttcattagttTCTGCTCTGATTgttaatatttgtattttctgctttgtttttaattttctttctctttctagattCTTTAGATGAAAACCATAGTAATTCATTTGagacttttattcttttcaatataGGCATTTAGTGCTATTGATTTCCTTTTGAGCATTGCTTTAGTTGCAACATATACATTTTCATATatcctgttttcttttcattcagatcaaaatactttctaattttccttttaatttctttaacacGTGGGTTATAATTCTTACAGaaaattttcagttattattctgttattgattttaatttattttcattataattaattacctactttgtattattttaatacttttaaatttatggagacttgtctTATGGTCCATAAGACAGCAGGTTCCTATCTCGCCTCATATTGAGCACTGAACAACTTGCAGAGCCTGGTTTGAGATAGCTCGGAACACAGGAAAGAGGAGAGCGCTCACTTACAGCTGATGCTGCTCTGTGAGATTGAGAATAAGCACAGCACTGAAGGTTTTCTTCTAGGAAGATAGGAGGGAAGCAATCCCCAGAAATTCAGAGTGTTTTTGGTAATATTTATATCTCACTCATACAAAGTACCAAGAAACTGGAAGAGCTCGGTCTTTTGGGTCagctagcaaaaaagaaaaagagatggatGTCTTCTTATAGCTGGCACTGTTCTACGTGATTGAGAAAAAGCACAGAACTGAGGCTGTTCTTCCATGAGGGAGGGTGGGAAGTAGAGGATTCCTTGTCTTCAGCCTTAAAACACATGCTCTGAGAGACTGATCTTTATCTTGCTTCATATTGAGCACTACTGACAGGTGAAGGTCTCTCCCAGTCAAAACAAATCTATGAAGACAAAGAGAGGAAGCTTCTTCCTCAAATGTACAGACAACAAAACAAACCtacaggaaatataaagaataatcATGCATGACACAAtccaaggaagaaaacaaattttcA is from Diceros bicornis minor isolate mBicDic1 chromosome 5, mDicBic1.mat.cur, whole genome shotgun sequence and encodes:
- the LOC131405360 gene encoding olfactory receptor 4F3/4F16/4F29, whose protein sequence is MTYYHLHNHNFLLIFLVIIISAAARLAGSMEGGNHSVVSEFVFLGLTHSWKIQLLLLVFSSVLYVASVTGNILIVFSVTTDPHLHSPMYFLLASLSFIDLGACSVTSSKMIYDLFRKHKVISFGGCIAQVFFIHVIGGVEMVLLIGMAFDRYVAICKPLHYLTIMSPRMCILFLAAAWALGVSHSLFQLAFIVHLSFCGPNVLDSFYCDLPRLLRLACTDTYRLQFMVTVNSGFICVGSFFILLISYIFILLTLWKHSSGGSSKALSTLSAHITVVLLFFGPTMFVYTWPHPNSQMDKFLALFDAVLTPFLNPVIYTFRNKNMKAAMKRVCTQFVIYRKIS